The DNA sequence TATCACTAGCCTTAACACGATTTAAAATGGCGGAAGGAGGGGAAAATAGCTCAGTTAATAACAGTTCTAGTGATGCTGTTCCCGGGCGCATAGGACAATTGTTATGTCATCCATGTTCAAGAAAGGATTTACAAACAACGGCTGATGTGTTTTGTTCAGAGTGTGACGAATTTCAGTGCAATGAATGCTCAAAGGCACACACAGTTTATGCCTTCATGAAAAATCACAAATTAGTGAATGCAACTAAAGTGAAATCGAAACCAACTTCTTTTGATATGAAAGGAATGGACATTTGTGAGAAGCACGGAAAATTATTGGAGTTTTTTTGTGAAGACGAGAACCAGCTCTGCTGCAGCACATGTGCTATATTAAATCACAGGAGTTGCCGTAGCGTCGTAGAAGTACCGTCGATTGCCGGAAAATCACGAACACCTGGTTCCCTTTTAAAGAGGCAATTAGAGGAAGCACAATCAATTGGAAGGAAGATCGTTAATCAGATAGAGTCATCGAAAGAACAACTCAGTCTTGATATCAAAGCAATATTTTCGGAAATAAAAagaatgcgaaatgatatgaacaaaCTATTCGACGACCTAGAAGTTTACGTTACCAGGGAAACTGATGTGTTTCAGGCTGAAGTAATGAATAAACTGACAAATAAACAATTCAACTGTGAGAAAAATATTGCGGATATAACAAAGTCACTTGAAGTTGTTGACACAGCTTTGCAGAATGGGACGCCATCACAGCAATTTATAGTttcacagaaaatgaaaaaacagGCCGATGAACTTCACAGGGACGTTGACAATGATTATCATAATTTAGAGATTGCTACCGTTTCCTTTGAATTTGATGAAACAATAATCCTGCCACCATTACCTATTTCTGATTACGTTCCAGGAAAGCTAACATTAAATTATGCCCTGCCTAAAACAAAGAAATCTGTCGCACCTGTAGACCCGATTGTTAAATTAACGAAGATTATTTCCATTGATCTGAAACAGACTGGAGATGATGTCGAAGAACCGATATACAAGGGCCTGGATTTCCTGCCGGATGGTAGACTGGTTGCCGTGGATTATAACAACAAGAAATGTTTAATTTACAATGAGAAGCTTGAGAAAGTAGGATCGTTTCAGTTATCGTATTTACCACGGAGTGTTGCTACTGTATCTGAGGACGAAGTGGCGATAACAAGTGGTGGCAAATACCAGATAGACTTTCTACGTGTCAGTAAATCTAATGATATAACTTTTATCAGGGCATGCAAAGTTTCGACAAAATATGAATCTATTTGTCTGAAAGATGAGGAACACTTTGCTATTGGAACTATCGATGATGCAAGACTAGTTCGTATTGTATCTCTGTTAGGGGAAGAGAAAGATTTCAGTATCAACTTTCCCAATAAGGATTGCTCTTTACCTGCTTTTATGTGCAGCTATATAATGAATACTGATAAGTTGATACTAACCGATAGGCACGAGCATACTGTTTATATATATGACATCGCGGCAAACACCAAAGTTGTTGTCAAGGACAACAAGATCAAGGAACCACTTGATGTAGCAGTAGGTCCATCCGACTGTATCCTGGTTTGCAGTAATGAAACACATTCCATTGTACAGATCTCATCAACAGGTCAGGTCCTATCATCGTACAAGTTAGATTTGTATTATCCATACAGAGTttgtatttctaaagataaatctATTATTGCTGTTACAAATAAATGTATCAGCAGAAAAAAGTTACAATTGTTTAAAGTTACATGTGCAGAGTGATGTATAGCGTTCGCTGCACCTTTTTTATCACTCAGTCGGGAATACCAGTTTTTGAGGTACCGTTgcatgtatgttttgttttcaaaacactgGATAATTTACACATCATCAATGTATCTGTCATGTTTTGTGTTTCGCCATCGTGATACAACACTTCGCTTGTCTCCTGTACAAAACGCAACATTATGATTGCGAAGCGCAAGACTGCAATGGCGAAGCCCGAAATTTTGGAAAACTGACAATGTCGTGCTTCGCCATTAATTTCACGTTAGCGAAATTAATGTATACAATTAACTTCAAATATAACAACCACAGATATAATtaattttctgtatttgtttgGCTATAAGGAACCATTTAAAATGTCCCTATTTTAGCAATTCTttgaacaatgtaaaacaaaatggttgTAGCAAACATGGTTATAGAAAGTACCGGATAGACGGAATACATTTCAATGTCCCAGtgttaaaatctacattgaaatatatattagGCTAAAGCGAACCCAAAATAGTCATTGTAATAAGTTTTATACAAGGCTTGAAAATAGCATTTGGTAGACATTGTACTAACATACTgattcataaaacaaatattaaaacattgtgtGATTGTTGATATCtctcaacgacatctaaaaccaagtatttcactgaaatcttgatctgataatttttaagaatgttgtttaaggtctccTGAAACATAATACATATGATTTAGTTACTTATTAGCCCCTTGAAAATTATGTTTATCTCACTGTGTACTGTAATATCGTAAGACTTGTACAGGTATTATACACGGACAATAATTgggtgtaattatttgatttctattggattttattttctacaattataatgtgaccatggaataattcggataaataatacatttaagtacaattataagatatGTCAGATATTCAATGACGTCTGAAATTTAGTTGATaatcattaattttaaattacGGCTGCagtatatccttaggacaccaggaacatttttattcaatctcgcctggcatatgtatgtttttgacaactcagaaaatgacgtcactaaaccttcagctatttccggaagtaaagaaaatgaaagtagacatgcaaaacttgaaaacgaaagtcgcctttagattggtcgatagtcaggggtcatgtacaggggtcaccccgtcaaaatgtatgcgcgtggacttctttttttctttttgctaatggggagtcaattttcagcattttctaacgatttgaaaaatacttgggctttagcacgacatgtcagcttttcatctacgaaaatatatttgaactcgAAATAAACACatatcccacaggggtccgtaacggagcaagggtacttagagatttttgaaactttgtcaaatcgctcaaaaggtccttAACTCTGCGTACCATGAAAAACGACCCAGCTACGCGCCTGTAATCATCTGTAATGATGTTTTCCTGTTATATCATAATTACTGTATCGCCATATTTGGAAATATATGTTTGATTATTCTTAATTGGTATCTGACCTTCTGTAAAAGATGAAATAGACTTGTCAAACCTTGTCATTTAATTTCTCGGGCATAAAATGTTGTGTTTGTAGTCTAAATGGCTATTTTATTGGAATATGAGTTCATGGGGTTTAAActatgaacataaaattaataggAGTTTTTAAGGTTCGTTATTTCGTAGATTGAGAGTCTCAAAACTAACAATTCACTAAAATAAGGCCCTATGAATATATGTAATGTTACAGTATATTAACATACCTCTCATGAGAGGAGGTGTCAATTCATATCGACATTAATTAATGGCATAAATATTGAAACATATacaaactgtaaaaatgtatttttcattgatatttagattgtaacacaGATACTTTGTAGACAGAGTTTTGATGATATGACTGTCAAAGAATAAAAAGTGAACATGCATTACAGGCACTATGAATTATATGCATACCATTAGCACACTTAAACATAAGGACAACTAGCTATTTCATAGATAACACTATAGGTACACTCATGTTATATTATATGAATAtgatcatttttattgttttatgttgaAATGTTTACTGTCGCCATGTATATATAAGATCTATATGTACCACCtatttgaatgaaaacaaaacttatcattaaaattaaaaatcgtTTGTTGGATTTTGCTCGTGTTTTACTATTGACCAAAAACATTGTCTGTCTAATAAGCATTATTCTGTCTCCCTCGAAGGCCTTTAAAACGACATAATTATAGCTTAGGTTCAGATTTTGAAATGCAACGCCACAATTCACCTTAACCCTGTTGTGAACACATTTGGCGGGTTCATATCCGAAAGTCATGTCACATTTGAAATACAGTGTCAGTATTTGGTGTGAAGACTCGTCATATCATGTGCTTGTAGAAGTAAGTTTTAGTTCCAAATTCAATCATTCAAACAGAAGTTATGGGTCTTTGGCTATATAATACAATGTTGAATATCTGTATGATCcgggaaatatatatatataaaaaaatggtCGCAATGTGCAGTCTCTGCTCACAAATCAGAAAAACAGGGTGTCTTTGTGTATACGTCCTTTCAGAACATCATACAATTGCACGAATATCACTTATATTAGTCGGACGAAATCTTTGAAGCTTCCGAGGAGTtcatgataaaagatatattgacGCATGGTACAAAAAcctgaaatatttaattcaaagaaaCTGAAAACAATAAGAAGTGCTGGAATGAAGAACTGTAACCTATTTCAATCATCTccattttgtacatatttttcttcaaatgatTGCAATACCTGCAGCAAGTGAGAGTAATTAGAaaacaaaaaccttttaaaaGAATGATAGCTCTACTAGTAGGAGTGATCAGAGAAAAAGCAGGGTTCAAACCCATAACCATtttttgaacagttttaaatttaatcacaccgagtctgcaattttcactatttagagggatctactttttaaattattgttacTAACGAAGACATTAAACACAATGGCTGATATCAATAGTCTGGTGATAAGATAGCAGGATGGGATGGTAGAATAGTAGGATGATAGGATAATGTGACAAGATGGTAAGATAGCAAAATGATTTGCTAGGATGGTAGAATAGTAGGAATGATAGAATAGGCTGGTAGAATAGTAGGATGATAGGATAGGATATAATGATAGTAAGTTGGTAGGATATGATGTCAGGATAGGATGCTAGGATATATCCACCCTTCAAAGAAACAGACTGCCATTTTTGTGTAGTTTTCTTTATCACGGTGCACAGtcacgtgacttgtgacgtttcaactAGGGTACCACGCCAAGCagaatttgtgtttttgtttgttttatctttcttaaaGGCCTGCTCCAGTCACTTGATAGTAGGATAAACGGATATGATGATAGGACAGCAGGATAGACGGATAATAGGATATAATGCTAGGACAGTATGGTAGCGATTCTAGGATAGAGGATCGATAGGATAGGAAGATACAATTATAGGAATACAATGGTAGAATAATAGGATAGAATGAAAGCGATGGAAGGATAGTAGTATGATAGGACAGGATGATACAATAATAGGAATGCAATGACAGGATGACAGGATAGGAGTATACGACATAATAGGAATTACATGGGTGGAATAGTAAGATAACGATGGTAAGATGTCAGGATAAGAGCTATAGTAAGTTAAAATGGCAAAAGTGATTAATGTCATCATGTCCTCTTACCACTGCTATCCAAACATCTTAATAAAGCTTTTCCACTATCCTACCACCACCACACTACCATCTTATCAACATATCGTCTCCACCCAACCATCTTTTTTATCGTATCATTGCCAAACTACCATCATACTATCGTATCATTGCCACCCTATCATTTAGTTATGATCGTATCTTCGCCACCCAGCCATCATATGATTATATCATCGCCACCTTGCCATCCTATAATTGTATAATTGTAATCATCATCGTATCATCGCTATTCTACCGTCCTGTTATCTTATCATCGTCATCCTATCTTTTTTAATCGCATCATCCACGCCCTACCGTCCTGTTATCGTTCCATCGCCATCCTACCATTTCAGTGTCGGATAATCGCCATCATACAATTCTAACATCGCGCTTAGATAACTGGGCGATGGCGGTGGACGAGTATTTGAACAAAATCTATCAGCGACACTGACTTCCAACATATTCTGTCTCCAATGCTTGAATATTACCGAATCACCCTTAATATCGCGTAGCATAGGCATTTTATGTATATGTGCAGCTGTTGTACTAGCGGCAACCACCAACtgcttgaaaataaatgaaagaaaaatgtttgatCCCGTGCAAAGCTGTCAATCCCTGCAGAAGTGAATGAAAAAACGCTGCatgtatactttttatatttgCACCTAGTTGCACTTGCCATCAACTGTGATAAAAGCTTGAGTTAggatatctaaatcagatacaaTGCCCCAATACAATCATTGTGTATAGTGATAAAATCGTTGATCAAACCCAATACAAAAAGGTACATTGTTTTAACGCTTAAGACAATTTACTTCCTCGTTCCAGCATAAGTAGGCGTTTTGTTATGAACACGATTTGAAATGGCGGAAGGAGGGGAAAATAGCTCAGTTAACATCAGCTCTGACGATGCTGTTCCTGGGCGCATAGGACAAATGTTatgtcagccatgttcaagaAAGGATTTACAAACAACGGCTGATGTATTTTGTTCTACAGTGTGACGAATTTCAGTGCAATAAATGTTCAAAGGCACACACAGTTTATGCGTTTTTGAAAAATCACAAGTTAGTGAATGCAGATGAAGTGGAATCGGAACCAACTTCTTTCGATATGAAAGGAATGGACATCTGTGAGAAGCACGgaaaaatattagattttttttgtgaaaacgaGAACCAGCTCTGCTGCAGTACATGTGCTATAGTGAATCACAGGAGTTGTCGTAGCATCGTAGACATATCGGGGATTGCCAGAAAATCACGCCCAGCTTGTTcccctttaaaaagaaaattagcaGAAGTAAAATCAAAGACAGAGAAGGTCGTTAAACATATAGAGTCATCGAAGGAACAACTCAGTCTAGATATAAAAGCAATATTCGCCGAAATTAAAAGAATGCGAGatgatgtaaacaaaatgttcGACGACCTGGAAGTTTACGTTACCAGGGAAACTGACGTATTTCAGACTGAAGTAATCAATAAACTGAAAAAGAAGCACTCCAGCTGTGAAAAACATATTGCCGATGTTACAAAATCTTTGGAAATTGTTGCTACAGTTTTGCAGAATGGGACGTCATCACAGCAATTCATAGTAGCACAGAAAGTGAAAAAGCAGGCCAACGAACTTTACAGGGACGTAAACAAAGACTGTCAAAGTTTAGAAGCTGCAACCGTTTTCCTTACATTTGATGAAACATTGAAGTTGCCACCTCTTTCTATTTCTGATTACGTTCCAGGAAAGCTAACATCAAATTTCATCTTTCCTAAAGCTAAGACATCTGCCGTACCTGTAGACCCGAGTGTTAAATTAACGAAGATCACTTCCATTGATCTGAAGCAGAGTACAGATGATGTCGAGGAACCGTTGTACTCAGGACTGGATTTCCTGCCGGATGGTAGACTGGTTGCAGTAGATAATTTCAACAGAAAAGTCTTGATCTACAATGAGAAGCTTAAGAAAGTAGGATCTTATAAATTATCGAAAAAACCGCAGAGTGTAGTTGCTGTATCTGAGGAGGAAGTGGCGATAACAAGTGAGGGAcattataagatatattttctaCGTGTCAGTAAATCTTCTGAAATATCTTTGATCAGGACATGTAATGTTAAGACAAAGTATGACTCTATATGTCTGAAAGATGAGGGAAAGTTTGTTGTTGGAACTATCGATGATACAAGGCCAGTTCGTATTGTGTCTCTGTCAGGAGAAGAGAATGATTTCAGTATTAACTTTCCACACAAGAAATATCCTTTAGACTTTAGTGCCTGTACATATATCAGAAGCAGCAATAAGTTAGTTCTCACCGATAGATACGAGCATATTGTCTTCATATATGACATCAAGAGCAACACCAGAGTTGTTGTCAAGGACAACCAAATCAAGGATCCAGTTGGTGTCGCAGTAGGTCCATCCGACAGTATCCTGGTTTGCAGTAAGGGAAAAAAATCCATTGTACAGATCTCCCAATCAGGTCAGATCCTGTCATGGTACAATTTAGATATGAAAGGTCCTTATAGAGTCTGTGTTTCAAAGGACAAATCTGTTGTTGCTGTTTCAAATAACCGTTTGGACAAAACAAAGTTACAGTTGTTTAAACTTACATTTGCAGAGTGATTTATTGCTTACGAGAAACCGTTGTTACCACTCACTCGGGTGACCCCGAGATATGATGTTCAGATTCTATctttttaaactacatgtatctcgatttgaaatatatacagttatatgtatgtttttttttcctgtaaaacaCTGAACATCGATGTATCTGTCATTATCTGAGGAGCTTCAAATAGTCCATCAAATGTATTCTTTTTCTCATACTTAAATGACTGTACTCATTTACCAGTATTATGACATTCAATATACAAACGGTACTCATATACCTTCAATATGAGTATATGACATTCAATACTCAGACAGTACCGGAACTCTAGGTTATTGGATATTAAAGAATTAAATGTATTaccaaattatatttttatattttcatattttatacttaaGATTTTGTCAACTatatacttagaattttatgttgtatatagcatatcaaaagttataacaaaaatattaatgtaaCACTCCTGCATTATGATTTTGATTCCTGAACGTTGTTACTACATAACTATATACTGTAACACTCCTGCATTATGATTTTGATTCCTGAACGTTGTTACTACATAACTATATTGTGTAACACTCCTGCAGAGGGAAAATAGAAATGATAGTCTTTGTCTAATTCACTAGTTTAGTATAATGACATTTGATTTCACACTCTACTtatatagatatgaaatacgTTTGGTCGCACTATTTAAATGAATTCAGTAAGTCGGAGGAAAATACTATTCCATTCTTTTAACAGTGTCTTTACcgctgttttttgtactttattttttTGGAAGAAAGTGAGCATAGGACCTTCGTATCTTTTGAGGGAAAGAATTACCTCCAGCTTCAATTTAATTATCATATGGACATGTGCGAAATATGTCCAGTGTAATCTTTAAATTTCATTGCCGtttcatttagtttttttataaaatggaaatgtatatatgtatgttgtaTACACTTGTTGTGTACTCTTTTTGTTTGTTCATGGATGAGATGTAAATAAACGTAActtctatgaatatatatttggTGTTTAAAACACGGAAATGAGGTATATATAGCTATGGTACGCAGGTACATATTATTCTAGTCTTCAACACTGGGCCCAACATTTCCATTTTTTCGAATGAGACCCGATTTCAAGCCTCTGCTTCTAAGGTCCTTTAAGTGTTTTTATATTCATGGCAAGTCCACTTTGAATCAACACGCGTGAGGCCGTTTCATTACATTTACAGACTAATTGTTTATGCGTGTATGTTGAAAATgcgttttttatttatttcagacgTTTCAGTAAGTACTGTGTTTGAATGAATAACATTTATACAAGTCAATATCTTACATTTAGCCGTATTTGTAAGTGGAAAAAAACCCTAATATTCGAGCGTTTTATGCATAATTTTCCAAATTTGTAGGATAATATCTGCTTCATTTCAAACCCCAAAATGGTAGAATCAATCAACGAGGTTGTGTAGATGAATCACTTCTCATTCACATATGattttcaaatttggcaataaaacttacagagaagtaattggtatcccgatgggaaccaactgcgctCCATTCATTgatgatttattcttatactgttatgcacgagatttcatgcttattTTATCCACTGAggcacaatttgaaattattgaagcctTTTATGGAACCTCAAGGTgtcttgataatattttaaacatggACGACCAATATTGTTTAGAAATGATGAAACATATTTACCCAAAAAGAGTTACAACTTAATAAGGCTAATACTTTAGTTTTACaagcgtcatttttggatttaaGTTCAACAATTGTGAATTctaatttagaaatgaaaataaatgataaaaaggtCGATTTTAATCTTGAAATTGTCAACATCacccaccttgatggagatgtccctcgagcaacatcatacggtgtctaaatttcacaatttattcgttttgcaagagcctGCTCAAACATAGacgattttaatgacagaaatcttcatttCACCACGGAATTGTTACAACAGGGATACCGTTAttataagctacggaaagctttcagtaaatgtTACTACAGATAGTccaaactgttagaaaaatacaatatgaaCCTATAacc is a window from the Mercenaria mercenaria strain notata chromosome 7, MADL_Memer_1, whole genome shotgun sequence genome containing:
- the LOC123556126 gene encoding uncharacterized protein LOC123556126 — translated: MAEGGENSSVNNSSSDAVPGRIGQLLCHPCSRKDLQTTADVFCSECDEFQCNECSKAHTVYAFMKNHKLVNATKVKSKPTSFDMKGMDICEKHGKLLEFFCEDENQLCCSTCAILNHRSCRSVVEVPSIAGKSRTPGSLLKRQLEEAQSIGRKIVNQIESSKEQLSLDIKAIFSEIKRMRNDMNKLFDDLEVYVTRETDVFQAEVMNKLTNKQFNCEKNIADITKSLEVVDTALQNGTPSQQFIVSQKMKKQADELHRDVDNDYHNLEIATVSFEFDETIILPPLPISDYVPGKLTLNYALPKTKKSVAPVDPIVKLTKIISIDLKQTGDDVEEPIYKGLDFLPDGRLVAVDYNNKKCLIYNEKLEKVGSFQLSYLPRSVATVSEDEVAITSGGKYQIDFLRVSKSNDITFIRACKVSTKYESICLKDEEHFAIGTIDDARLVRIVSLLGEEKDFSINFPNKDCSLPAFMCSYIMNTDKLILTDRHEHTVYIYDIAANTKVVVKDNKIKEPLDVAVGPSDCILVCSNETHSIVQISSTGQVLSSYKLDLYYPYRVCISKDKSIIAVTNKCISRKKLQLFKVTCAE
- the LOC123555695 gene encoding uncharacterized protein LOC123555695, with product MKGMDICEKHGKILDFFCENENQLCCSTCAIVNHRSCRSIVDISGIARKSRPACSPLKRKLAEVKSKTEKVVKHIESSKEQLSLDIKAIFAEIKRMRDDVNKMFDDLEVYVTRETDVFQTEVINKLKKKHSSCEKHIADVTKSLEIVATVLQNGTSSQQFIVAQKVKKQANELYRDVNKDCQSLEAATVFLTFDETLKLPPLSISDYVPGKLTSNFIFPKAKTSAVPVDPSVKLTKITSIDLKQSTDDVEEPLYSGLDFLPDGRLVAVDNFNRKVLIYNEKLKKVGSYKLSKKPQSVVAVSEEEVAITSEGHYKIYFLRVSKSSEISLIRTCNVKTKYDSICLKDEGKFVVGTIDDTRPVRIVSLSGEENDFSINFPHKKYPLDFSACTYIRSSNKLVLTDRYEHIVFIYDIKSNTRVVVKDNQIKDPVGVAVGPSDSILVCSKGKKSIVQISQSGQILSWYNLDMKGPYRVCVSKDKSVVAVSNNRLDKTKLQLFKLTFAE